One genomic region from Panthera tigris isolate Pti1 chromosome D1, P.tigris_Pti1_mat1.1, whole genome shotgun sequence encodes:
- the CD5 gene encoding T-cell surface glycoprotein CD5, with protein MGSQQPPLAALYLLGVLVTSCLGGPNLENSGFQVRLTSSNSHCQGQLEVSFKNGPWHTVSSRSWGKNPNHWEDPKQASNLCRLLSCGKAVAFAHFPDFNSPKNQITCHGLVGSFSNCSFSNANQRDPLGLICLEPPRTAPPPTTPPPTTTPQPTAPPRLQLVAGPGGLRCAGVVEFYWGSRGGAISYEAQDKTQDLENRICEALQCGSFLKHLPEEDAARAQDPEESRPLPIRWKIQNTSCASLEQCFSKVQPREGGQALAIVCSDFQPKVQSRLVGRRSLCEGSVEVRQGKQWEVLCDSPRPKGTARWEEVCQELQCGSVDSYRVLDAIETSHGLFCPQEKLSQCYQLQEKKSYCRRVFVTCHDPNPAGPGAGTVMSIILGLVLLAVLLVVCGPHAYRKLVKKFRQKKQRQWIGPTGMNQNMSFHRNHTATVRSQVENPTVSHVENEYSHPPRNSHISACPALEGALHRVSTQPDNSSDSDYDLHGAQRL; from the exons ATGGGGTCTCAGCAACCACCACTAGCCGCCCTGTACCTGCTGGGGGTGCTGG TCACTTCCTGCCTGGGAGGGCCCAACTTGGAGAACTCAG GGTTCCAGGTGAGACTGACAAGCTCCAACTCGCACTGCCAGGGCCAGCTGGAGGTCTCCTTCAAGAACGGACCGTGGCACACGGTGTCTAGCCGGAGCTGGGGGAAGAACCCGAACCACTgggaggaccccaagcaggcctCGAATCTCTGCCGCCTGCTGTCCTGCGGGAAGGCCGTGGCCTTTGCCCACTTCCCTGACTTCAACAGTCCCAAGAACCAGATCACCTGCCACGGACTCGTGGGGTCCTTCTCCAACTGCAGCTTCAGCAACGCAAACCAGAGGGACCCTCTGGGCCTGATCTGCCTGG AGCCGCCCAGGACAGCACCTCCTCCCACgacccccccacccacaaccacTCCACAGCCCACAG CCCCTCCCAGGCTGCAGCTGGTGGCAGGGCCCGGGGGCCTGCGGTGTGCCGGCGTCGTGGAGTTCTACTGGGGCAGCCGGGGTGGTGCCATCAGCTACGAGGCGCAGGACAAGACCCAGGACCTGGAGAACCGTATCTGTGAGGCCCTCCAGTGCGGCTCCTTCCTGAAGCATCTGCCAGAGGAGGACGCCGCCAGGGCCCAAGACCCAGAGGAGAGCAGGCCCTTGCCAATTCGATGGAAGATCCAGAACACGAGCTGTGCCTCCCTGGAGCAGTGCTTCAGTAAAGTCCAGCCCCGTGAGGGCGGCCAAGCTCTGGCCATCGTCTGTTCTG ATTTCCAGCCCAAGGTGCAGAGCCGCCTGGTGGGACGCCGCAGCCTGTGTGAGGGGTCCGTGGAGGTGCGCCAGGGCAAGCAGTGGGAAGTCCTGTGCGACAGCCCCCGGCCCAAGGGCACGGCGCGGTGGGAGGAGGTGTGCCAGGAGCTGCAGTGCGGCAGCGTCGACTCCTACCGGGTGCTGGATGCCATCGAGACCTCCCATGGGCTCTTCTGTCCCCAGGAGAAGCTGTCCCAGTGCTATCAGCTTCAGGAGAAAAAATCCTACTGTAGGAGGGTGTTTGTCACAT GCCATGACCCAAACCCAGCAGGCCCGGGCGCAGGCACCGTGATGAGCATCATCCTGGGCCTTGTGCTCCTGGCCGTGCTGCTGGTCGTGTGCGGCCCTCATGCCTACCGAAAACTGGTGAAGAAAT TCCGCCAGAAGAAGCAGCGCCAGTGGATTGGCCCGACAGGAATGAACCAGAACA TGTCTTTCCATCGCAACCACACGGCCACCGTCCGGTCCCAGGTTGAGAACCCCACAGTGTCACACGTGGAGAATGAATACAGTCACCCTCCTAGGAACTCCCACATCTCTGCTTGCCCAG CTCTGGAAGGGGCCTTGCATCGTGTTTCCACCCAGCCCGATAACTCCTCCGACAGTGACTACGATTTGCACGGGGCTCAGAGGCTGTGA